One segment of Monomorium pharaonis isolate MP-MQ-018 chromosome 6, ASM1337386v2, whole genome shotgun sequence DNA contains the following:
- the LOC105828686 gene encoding uncharacterized protein LOC105828686 isoform X3 — protein MVQFFETSCLSPMIYCDREYKDCYDCSLISEPEPEQGQEFRYQKENYQRKIGLAVSTIMARYKKRATCILNNFQLKRWHHGNKGHRIMLLVKLKHDMRKLGLSKRATRAGLMQLAIRPSVILKRLSIFQHREKPLQLLQNSNQNFVSSYKEKSQCKHRGNAVEKRRTTEDFREIKTDKPEIKEFSPIRTKLVDALQKSTIINTFSECNVNSSNVTIPELKTYSQEKANNFTVENQNAQLDLELVEHIDTSLYHKTIKKDVSRTKINLESKNQSTDNLHIEKNSKAIIKRQLSSESLLRNVLPAKIQKKNEINTSPDKVVADSIIESSDSITIDHMKQRIWKDVTKCMIKKKENYKSFKRKKEQKKNKYKKIKNIREKFRVYFGSLSSNTSESEEEREILLNYVKKKKQFDDPLHGNTSEEEDTREGHKKLTRDASTNLQKNIGNINSDNAYKSTASIEKYAMHDVTKDSKIQDETSINERVTLVNNLQENDNSDNSCNSTVSTKKYYAMHDATTDTEKEDRALTSTRSMLANNLQKNAENDNSDSLCDSITCIKKYYTMHNAATDEINGVSIYKRDTSINNTHENTKDIDSKKSACNFSANIEKCYTEYDITMEEDVEDGASRWKYNKSPQNSSKNIDVVIAAEIIPVKEQRLENSSSIDIENNSKSVRIEKSKDITPSTIEMDLDEKSMEDIHLDRSIEKKTTYMFVVQNHQKTQEACNNKSVDLTQDIRRYTTSKLELPITFAHELLCNVNEKDSCNVSQNAKNLLLANNDNNLEDGETSLLDQSPVTSKKNSSEKKDNSSSTSSNKSDCNDSHLDNYSTDDDNSSDLDVEIKIKLNKSKNTNKNKLKSRVSQKFSLKAPWSAVNSCIENLHTLKDNPNFFNKLFEMSHKTSERSKSMTSKSPEDKTSLDDKQDMSAEIIYNSVSTLKDNASCSQQPNFQDSPILNKDKNAMEVSQKETDNYMQSVKETIQITTENDPGSSKLACNMSDLAKQVEKASTDDNQKTNKEQNQNDTILEEATSMMEHNQQQVQKVSTDDKQKINEEQNQSNTILEETRSIVKHNQQKENKCISFIEQKKIQTVTENNPGSNKAAYNTPDLGEQPLQTFSNATYCQSAISSQLISSRSRSQSAPHPSVSVQLSQLAHPLVFPQLTPAQSTIHPSVSPQLAFSQSAPRPLVSPQLISQSAPHPSTFPQSALIQSAPRSSISLQSIRSAPIRSGSRPSISPQSTPRSSIFSQLAYQARHPSVPLQTYPQLASQSVSQQLPSYNTADNQIYSSRANAPITPVEINAPNINNEHNNTIIQNTIKNVCTYVGFCRDFIRCRLLRTHISVEFIQKLSIYVMQIKQDLEKLQVLLRMKDIQDVITYVNQYMLFDQMLTYTELCKYIYLIRSYRLYATQILQQNARSNASHNSNISESVPNTSMSNVNTQPFLRNVSFPDPRIPNHNRSTQFTAIPHQMPTISNINQQQLFDNAANYPRVSYSRQITSNICQQHVSHACVSRTHSRISNTNKEQPLENPIQNQYTLSTNISNIGTQQIPMSMSNISSSNTNMHSYGPINQENINMPPINNTKCTRQSRTVLNKFVNSTASASAANAQQQRQYFQLSQINSRVTVCPLSTNQNVPPEIRQTAHNITSPGTLTVNSDAPRTDTMRNVKYGSVNVNHQQAIPQVFQASSERMQFLSQNNLNPNEVYNIMPQPMVICNMPTYSVQNASSNQNMQQIPQPVNQANVNIFPAINTERSNVASKNTISNTETATCQQLQSQGTSTCAIDLSISNTSQNVRQNVPNKEIKILESQNKNHMRKKVPFINPQQKENSSAHNILQNISNTALKTSTSQNSNVPQNMISTMSLQTRNKAFILPNITQTNQVIYNFNLSNFTDIQKILLHDQIQSYFQISNKIERFLNKQEHIHHEKTTLFNLYQHLHNYIKNLIKESQTTEKYVKKNSQNKSQSKSVLEKNMIQTPVNKSTKTQSNRDNKNSPVHNSNLEKQSLKQNIDSDISKNSKLTAPKNNLKVQNKESLLTPDFAIIEKSLPKDIRLQEPNNNVLKEKLKEKLQKSLLVEKQPKTIETLSPSYLKISEKNVFIEAEYSKTEAQDNARINESPKAVSSYNNQRFSNLLSLLTQNSLNLQNALTGKTKDQAEIAKNNANERSNNMKTENGPKTSNVAISDNNAENNAPLRFSCNTKDQNNEAYNSDNKISNKNLQNEMRDNVKESVGILSSTEIQSDPLTLSHGPEPSSLNSMLESASSRKKYKYTEITQATRENHAKTISKFFLTQQEDPINEWSDNSSDGTSESSLKLYIDESPEKSQKQEQCDEVSSSEEDNLNASQASVSRLFNAIKYKSTKITQIHIAHEEHVETMSELCLNAQQEDPTNKWNSSDGTSKNSRKYIDKNPEKPQKHECDKVSSSKEDNNLNTSQVSPPRLFNVITKYESTKKTEVHVTHEEHAETTSEFCLNVQQDFSNNRDNDSIYETSESPKKVYVDESIKNTEVILSFSKNISEANLADVSQEFSTEAQDAENAEEENNKQSLLNMEKIYLPEMLLKFEVPEEASSMEENTMQSMYLPENSDDIRELFEDIEEEKLIIDTHNNINASNEHGKKEEIIIDTHSDINMTNEYMDEIKMMTDTHNGINMTNEHFQHVSEQKYHRKFQRSACNSVQEDNPDLNKNKEIFAENNVLNTNIVECISIENYDNSEVVEIMPSILNVRSISPSLFEKLDNMNLFSQNDLKMLNKNDRKLMNINNDLEISDVIDKPCLRCKRKSTVCCQACLEAHYCSKRCSSLHWNAEHYKKCKGSITCIDLV, from the exons ATGGTTCAGTTCTTTGAAACTTCGTGCCTAAGTCCCATGATATACTGTGATCGAGAGTATAAGGATTGTTACGATTGTTCTCTGATTTCTGAACCTGAACCTGAACAGGGGCAGGAATTTAGGTATCAAAAAGAGAATTACCAACGAAAAATTGGTTTGGCGGTCTCAACAATAATGGCGAGATACAAGAAGCGGGCTACTTGTATCCTTAACAACTTCCAACTTAAGAGGTGGCATCACGGAAACAAAGGTCATCGTATCATGCTGCTAGTCAAG CTGAAGCATGATATGCGAAAACTAGGACTATCAAAGCGGGCGACGCGTGCGGGATTGATGCAATTAGCAATCAGGCCGTCCGTGATTCTTAAGCGATTATCCATTTTCCAACACAG AGAGAAACCTTTGCAGTTATTGCAAAATagtaatcaaaattttgtttcatcCTACAAGGAAAAATCGCAATGCAAACACCGAGGTAATGCCGTAGAGAAACGAAGGACAACAGAGGATTTTCGAGAAATTAAGACCGATAAACCAGAGATAAAGGAATTTTCTCCAATAAGAACCAAACTAGTAGATGCGCTACAAAAatctacaattattaatacctTCTCTGAATGCAATGTTAACTCAAGTAACGTAACAATTCCagaattaaaaacatattcaCAAGAAAAAGCTAATAATTTCACAGTTGAGAATCAAAATGCTCAGTTAGATTTAGAGTTAGTAGAACATATCGATACATCGTTATACcacaaaactataaaaaaagatgttagtcgaacaaaaattaatttagaatctaaaaaTCAGTCAACAGATAATCtgcatattgaaaaaaattccaaagcaataattaaaagaCAGCTAAGTTCCGAAAGTTTACTTCGAAATGTATTGCCGGCAAAAATAcagaagaaaaatgaaattaacacGTCACCAGATAAAGTAGTAGCGGATAGTATTATCGAATCATCTGACTCTATCACAATAGATCATATGAAGCAAAGAATTTGGAAGGATGTTACAAAatgtatgataaaaaaaaaggaaaattacaaatcatttaaacgaaaaaaagagcaaaaaaagaataagtataaaaagattaaaaatatacgagaAAAATTTCGCGTATATTTTGGCTCCTTGAGTTCTAACACAAGTGAAAGTGAAGAGGAACGTGAAATTCTGTtaaattatgtgaaaaaaaagaaacaatttgaTGATCCATTGCATGGTAATACATCAGAAGAGGAAGATACTCGCGAAGGACATAAAAAGTTAACACGTGATGCATCAACtaacttacaaaaaaatatagggAATATAAATTCCGATAATGCATATAAATCCACAGCCAGCATTGAAAAATATGCTATGCACGATGTTACAAAAGATTCGAAGATACAAGATGAAACATCGATAAACGAACGTGTTACATTGGTTAATAATTTGCAAGAAAATGATAACTCCGATAATTCATGCAATTCCACAGTAAGcaccaaaaaatattatgctaTGCACGATGCTACAACCGATACGGAGAAAGAAGACAGAGCATTGACAAGCACACGTTCTATGTTAGCTAATAATTTGCAGAAAAATGCAGAAAATGATAACTCTGATAGTTTATGCGATTCCATAACATGCATCAAAAAATACTATACGATGCATAATGCTGCAACAGATGAAATAAATGGAGTATCGATATATAAGCGTGACACGTCTATTAATAATACGCACGAAAATACGAAGGACATAGACTCCAAAAAATCAGCATGCAATTTCTCTGCAAACATTGAGAAATGCTATACTGAGTATGATATTACAATGGAAGAGGATGTAGAAGATGGAGCATCAAGATGGAAATATAACAAGTCACCTCAAAATTCGTCAAAAAATATAGATGTTGTAATTGCGGCTGAAATAATTCCAGTAAAAGAGCAGCGCTTAGAGAATTCTTCATCAATTGACATAGAAAATAATAGCAAAAGTGTACGTATAGAAAAAAGCAAAGATATTACGCCATCAACGATTGAAATGGATTTAGATGAAAAGAGTATGGAGGATATACATTTAGACCGAAGCATAGAGAAGAAAACTACTTATATGTTTGTTGTACAAAACCACCAGAAAACTCAAGAAGCATGCAACAACAAAAGTGTTGATTTAACACAAGACATACGAAGATATACAACATCAAAATTAGAATTGCCAATCACATTTGCACATGAGTTACTGTGCAATGTTAACGAAAAAGACAGCTGTAACGTGTCACAAAAtgcgaaaaatttattgttagcaaataatgataataatttggAAGATGGAGAGACAAGTCTCCTTGATCAATCTCCAGTGacatcaaaaaaaaattcttcggAAAAAAAGGACAATTCTTCGTCTACTTCTTCGAACAAATCAGATTGCAATGATAGTCACTTAGACAATTACTCAACAGATGATGATAATAGTAGCGATCTTgatgtagaaataaaaataaaactaaataaaagtaaaaatacaaataaaaataaattaaaatctcgaGTATCGCAAAAGTTCTCATTAAAAGCACCTTGGTCTGCAGTAAATTCATGCATCGAAAATTTACATACGCTTAAAGACAATCCAAACttctttaataaactttttgagATGAGTCATAAGACATCTGAAAGATCTAAGAGTATGACAAGTAAAAGTCCGGAAGACAAAACATCATTAGATGATAAACAAGATATGTCTgctgaaattatatataattctgttTCTACTCTCAAAGATAATGCAAGTTGTTCTCAACAACCAAATTTTCAAGACTCTCcaattttaaacaaagataaaaatgcgATGGAAGTTAGCCAAAAAGAAACAGATAATTATATGCAATCTGTCAAAGAAACAATACAAATAACAACTGAGAACGATCCTGGATCAAGTAAACTCGCGTGCAATATGTCTGATTTGGCAAAACAAGTAGAAAAGGCTTCTACGGACGATAACCAGAAAACTAACAaagaacaaaatcaaaatgatACAATTTTAGAGGAAGCTACAAGTATGATGGAACATAATCAGCAACAAGTACAAAAGGTTTCCACAGATGACAAACAGAAAATCAATGAAGAACAAAACCaaagtaatacaattttagAAGAAACTAGAAGTATAGTGAAACATAATcagcaaaaagaaaataaatgcatatCGTTTATCGAGCAGAAAAAGATACAAACGGTGACAGAAAACAATCCTGGATCAAATAAAGCTGCATACAACACGCCTGATTTAGGGGAACAGCCATTACAGACTTTCTCGAATGCAACATACTGTCAATCAGCAATCTCTTCTCAATTAATATCTTCTAGATCAAGATCTCAATCGGCACCTCATCCATCAGTATCTGTTCAATTATCTCAATTAGCTCATCCATTAGTATTTCCTCAATTAACACCTGCTCAATCAACAATTCATCCGTCAGTATCTCCTCAATTAGCATTCTCTCAATCAGCACCTCGTCCGTTAGTATCTCCTCAATTAATATCTCAATCAGCACCTCATCCATCAACGTTTCCTCAATCAGCACTTATTCAATCAGCACCTCGGTCATCAATATCTCTTCAATCAATACGATCAGCACCTATTCGATCAGGATCTCGTCCATCAATATCTCCTCAATCAACACCTCGTTCatcaatattttctcaattagCATATCAAGCTCGTCATCCATCAGTACCTCTTCAAACATATCCTCAATTAGCATCTCAATCAGTATCCCAACAGCTGCCATCATATAATACTGctgataatcaaatatattcatCTCGAGCAAATGCACCAATTACACCAGTTGAGATTAATGCTCCAAATATTAACAACGAGcacaataatacaataatacaaaatacaataaaaaatgtttgtaccTACGTTGGATTTTGCCGTGATTTTATTCGATGCAGGCTTTTAAGAACACATATTTCTGTAGAATTCATACAAAAACTATCCATATACGTGATGCAAATAAAGCAAGATTTGGAAAAATTGCAAGTATTGTTGCGCATGAAAGATATTCAGGACGTTATAACTTACGTTAATCAATATATGCTATTCGATCAAATGTTAACGTACACAGAACtgtgcaaatatatttatcttatacgATCTTATAGACTTTACGCCACACAAATCTTACAGCAAAATGCAAGATCTAACGCATCACATAATTCGAACATTAGCGAGTCAGTTCCGAATACATCAATGTCGAATGTTAACACGCAaccatttttaagaaatgtttcATTTCCAGACCCAAGAATACCAAATCATAACAGATCTACACAATTTACAGCAATACCACATCAAATGCCAACGATCTCAAACATCAATCAGCAGCAATTGTTTGACAATGCGGCTAATTATCCACGAGTGTCATACTCAAGACAAATTACATCAAATATTTGCCAACAACATGTATCTCATGCATGTGTATCTAGAACACACTCACGTATATCGAATACCAATAAGGAACAACCTTTAGAAAATCCGATACAAAATCAATATACGCTATCaacaaatatatcaaatattggTACTCAACAGATTCCCATGAGTATGAGTAACATTTCATCATCAAATACTAACATGCATTCATATGGACCAATAAATCAAGAGAATATAAACATGCCTCCTATAAACAATACGAAATGTACAAGACAATCACGCACCGtgttaaacaaatttgttaaCAGTACTGCATCTGCATCTGCTGCTAATGCGCAACAACAAAGACAATACTTCCAATTGTCACAAATTAATTCAAGGGTAACAGTTTGTCCACTATCTACTAATCAAAATGTTCCTCCTGAGATCCGTCAGACTGCGCACAATATCACGTCACCTGGGACTCTTACGGTAAATTCTGATGCTCCAAGAACCGACACAATGAGAAACGTTAAATATGGAAGCGTAAATGTGAATCACCAGCAAGCAATCCCGCAAGTCTTTCAGGCATCTTCGGAaagaatgcaatttttatcacaaaacaatttaaatccAAATGAAGTTTACAATATCATGCCTCAACCTATGGTAATATGCAATATGCCAACATATTCTGTTCAGAATGCTTCGTCAAATCAAAACATGCAGCAGATACCACAGCCAGTAAATCAagcaaatgtaaatatatttcccGCAATCAACACGGAACGATCAAATGTTGCgtcaaaaaatacaattagcAATACTGAAACCGCAACATGCCAGCAATTACAATCACAAGGTACATCTACATGTGCAATTGATCTATCGATTAGCAATACATCGCAGAATGTGAGACAAAACGTgccaaataaagaaataaagattcttgaatcgcaaaataaaaatcacatgCGAAAGAAAGTACCCTTTATAAATCCGCAACAAAAAGAAAACTCGAGTGCACATAATatactgcaaaatatatctaaCACTGCTCTAAAAACTTCCACTTCACAGAACTCAAATGTACCTCAAAATATGATCTCTACAATGTCTTTACAAACACGTAATAAAGCGTTTATTTTACCAAACATTACACAAACAAACCaagttatttataactttaatctGTCAAATTTTACAGACattcaaaaaattctattacatGATCAAATACAATcgtattttcaaatatcaaataaaatagaacGTTTCCTTAACAAACAGGAACATATTCACCATGAGAAAACAACactatttaatttgtatcagcatttacataattacataaagaACTTGATAAAAGAATCACAGACCACCGAAAAATATGTTAagaaaaattcacaaaataaatcacaaaGCAAGTCGGTATtagaaaaaaacatgataCAAACACCGGTAAATAAATCAACGAAAACTCAGTCTAATCGAGATAATAAGAATAGTCCAGTACATAATAGTAATTTAGAAAAGCAATCTTTAAAGCAGAATATTGATTCAGATATTTCCAAGAATTCAAAACTTACGGCgccaaagaataatttaaaggTACAAAATAAAGAATCACTTCTTACGCCCGATTTCgcaataattgagaaatcACTTCCAAAAGACATACGATTACAAGAGCCCAATAATAATGTACTAAAGGAGAagttaaaggaaaaattacaaaaaagtttattggttgaaaAACAGCCTAAAACTATAGAAACATTGTCGCCAAGCTATTTGAAGATATCAGAAAAGAATGTATTCATAGAAGCCGAGTACTCAAAAACAGAAGCGCAAGACAACGCAAGAATTAACGAGTCTCCGAAAGCGGTGAGTTCATATAATAACCAACGATTCTCAAATTTACTCTCCCTTCTtacacaaaattcattaaatttacagaATGCATTAACTGGAAAAACGAAAGATCAAGCAGAAATTGCGAAGAATAATGCAAACGAGAGATCTAATAATATGAAAACAGAAAACGGACCCAAAACTTCTAATGTTGCAATATCAGATAATAATGCAGAAAACAATGCACCATTACGATTCTCATGTAATACAAAAGATCAAAATAATGAAGCATATAATagcgataataaaatatctaataaaaatttacaaaatgaaaTGCGTGATAATGTCAAAGAAAGTGTTGGAATATTAAGTTCCACAGAGATACAGTCTGATCCATTAACCTTATCGCATGGTCCAGAGCCGTCTTCATTAAACAGCATGTTAGAATCAGCatcttcaagaaaaaaatataaatatacagaaataaCTCAAGCTACACGCGAGAACCATGCCAAAACAATATCGAAGTTCTTTTTAACACAGCAAGAAGATCCTATAAACGAATGGAGTGATAATTCTAGCGATGGAACGTCTGAAAGCTCCTTGAAATTGTATATCGACGAAAGTCCAGAAAAATCACAAAAGCAGGAACAGTGCGATGAAGTCTCGTCTTCTGAAGAAGATAACTTAAATGCGTCACAAGCTTCAGTATCGCGATTATTTAATGCgatcaaatataaatcaacaaaaataacacaaatacaTATCGCACATGAGGAGCACGTTGAAACAATGTCAGAACTTTGCTTAAATGCACAGCAAGAAGATCCTACGAATAAATGGAATTCTTCCGATGGAACGTCTAAAAACTCCAGGAAATATATCGACAAAAATCCGGAGAAACCGCAAAAGCACGAATGCGACAAGGTCTCGTCTTCTaaagaagataataatttaaatacatcgCAAGTTTCACCACCGCGATTATTCAATGTGATTACAAAATACGAATCTACGAAAAAAACGGAAGTACATGTCACACACGAGGAGCATGCCGAAACAACATcagaattttgtttaaatgtacaacaagatttttcaaataatcgaGATAACGATTCTATCTATGAAACGTCTGAAAGTCCTAAGAAAGTATATGTTGatgaaagtataaaaaatacagaagtaatattatctttttcgaaaaatatttctgaagcAAATTTAGCTGATGTAAGTCAAGAATTTTCAACTGAAGCACAAGATGCTGAAAATGcagaagaagaaaataataagcaaTCGCTAttaaatatggaaaaaatttaccttccagaaatgttattaaaatttgaagttCCGGAAGAGGCATCGAGTATGGAAGAGAACACAATGCAATCAATGTATCTTCCCGAAAATAGTGATGATATAAGAGAGCTTTTTGAGGACATAGAAGAGGAAAAACTGATAATAGACActcacaataatattaatgcgaGCAATGAACACgggaaaaaagaagagataaTAATAGACACTCACAGTGACATTAACATGACTAATGAATATATGGATGAGATCAAAATGATGACAGATACTCACAATGGTATTAACATGACTAATGAACATTTCCAACATGTATCTGAGCAGAAATATCATAGAAAATTTCAAAGGTCTGCATGTAATTCCGTTCAAGAAGATAATCccgatttaaataaaaataaagaaattttcgcTGAAAATAATGTGCTTAATACTAATATTGTCGAGTGTATTTCCATAGAAAACTATGATAACTCCGAAGTCGTGGAAATCATGCCAAGTATCTTGAATGTTAGAAGCATATCACCATCATTATTCGAAAAGTTAgataatatgaatttattttctcaaaacgacttgaaaatgttaaataaaaacgatagaaaattgatgaatataaataacgaTCTAGAAATTTCAGATGTGATTGACAAGCCATGTTTACGTTGTAAACGTAAGAGTACGGTATGTTGCCAGGCTTGCTTGGAAGCTCATTATTGCTCGAAACGTTGCTCATCTTTGCATTGGAATGCagaacattacaaaaaatgcaAAGGTTCGATTACCTGTATCGATctagtttaa